One genomic region from Aneurinibacillus sp. REN35 encodes:
- a CDS encoding methyl-accepting chemotaxis protein, with protein MMRLTIRRKLIFVSLLLLTVPALLIGAIGYNVAKDGLNERAEIALKNNVRMAINMIEVANQQVKSGKLSLTEAQEMVKQRLLGKKNAEGKREINKDIDLGKNGYFFIYDEKGISVLHPELEGKNLWDTKDPNGLLLVQEFIKQGKNGGGFTYYQWSLLNKSNEFAPKIAYSQMDEHWGWIIQAGSYMSDYNSQADKIIYVLLLVTAVSLVVGMIVIFFFAGHISNPLTKLKEQVKQVADGDLRIEPLQVANKDEVGELTACFNEMTGNLKEVIGQVSIASQQVAATSEELLASGEQTGCATEQISLSIQQIAADADNQSSRAVEAVRIVSDISSGLKNVASNVQSVVHSSATASKTAKSGNEVITKAVGQMKLISEQTGDTEGVVKLLGEKSSEIDQIISLITSIAQQTNLLALNAAIEAARAGEHGKGFAVVADEVRKLAEQSGNAAGQISGLISQIQHEIMKAIEAMDKGSTAVDQGITMVNQAGEAFHAILEAVTTVSTQAYDVDDAIQQINEKAKDMVETIEGIAAISEQGAGYSENVAAAAEQQHATIEEVASAANVLSKMAMELQDSIHSFKL; from the coding sequence ATGATGAGGCTAACGATTCGTAGAAAACTTATTTTTGTTTCTTTATTACTGTTAACCGTACCCGCCTTACTTATTGGGGCTATTGGCTACAATGTGGCTAAGGATGGGCTGAATGAACGGGCGGAAATTGCTTTAAAAAATAATGTCAGAATGGCAATCAATATGATAGAAGTTGCAAATCAACAGGTGAAGAGCGGAAAGCTTTCTTTGACAGAGGCGCAGGAGATGGTCAAGCAACGTTTATTGGGAAAGAAGAATGCTGAAGGTAAAAGAGAGATTAATAAAGATATTGATCTGGGCAAGAATGGGTACTTCTTCATTTATGATGAAAAAGGTATTTCTGTTCTTCATCCTGAACTGGAAGGAAAGAATCTCTGGGATACGAAAGATCCGAATGGGCTATTGCTTGTTCAGGAATTCATTAAGCAGGGGAAGAATGGAGGGGGGTTTACATATTATCAGTGGTCTTTATTAAATAAGAGTAACGAATTTGCCCCGAAAATTGCGTATTCACAGATGGATGAGCATTGGGGCTGGATCATTCAAGCGGGTTCGTATATGAGCGATTATAATAGTCAAGCGGATAAAATCATTTATGTTCTCCTGCTTGTCACTGCCGTATCGCTTGTTGTGGGCATGATCGTCATCTTTTTCTTTGCCGGGCATATTTCAAATCCGCTAACTAAATTAAAAGAACAGGTGAAGCAAGTGGCTGACGGTGATTTGCGTATCGAACCACTACAGGTAGCAAATAAAGATGAAGTAGGAGAATTAACGGCGTGCTTTAATGAGATGACAGGTAATCTAAAGGAGGTAATCGGTCAAGTATCTATCGCTTCGCAGCAAGTAGCGGCTACATCAGAGGAACTGCTGGCAAGCGGGGAGCAAACAGGCTGTGCAACCGAGCAAATTTCTTTGTCGATTCAGCAAATTGCTGCTGATGCAGATAACCAATCGTCTCGGGCTGTTGAAGCCGTCCGCATCGTCTCTGATATTTCTTCCGGTCTTAAGAATGTCGCCTCTAACGTTCAATCGGTTGTTCACTCGTCTGCAACCGCTTCAAAAACAGCGAAAAGCGGAAATGAAGTCATTACAAAAGCTGTAGGACAAATGAAGCTGATTAGTGAGCAGACAGGCGATACGGAAGGTGTAGTTAAATTACTTGGCGAGAAATCAAGTGAAATTGATCAGATTATTTCTCTTATTACGAGCATTGCCCAGCAAACGAATCTGCTGGCGTTAAATGCGGCCATTGAGGCAGCACGTGCAGGAGAGCACGGGAAGGGATTCGCTGTTGTAGCGGATGAAGTACGGAAGCTGGCGGAGCAGTCAGGCAATGCCGCCGGGCAAATCTCTGGATTGATTAGTCAAATACAACACGAGATTATGAAAGCGATCGAAGCGATGGACAAAGGTTCAACTGCTGTTGATCAGGGAATTACAATGGTAAATCAGGCTGGAGAAGCGTTCCATGCCATTTTAGAAGCGGTTACGACTGTGTCAACGCAAGCGTATGATGTTGATGACGCCATCCAGCAAATAAACGAAAAAGCAAAGGATATGGTAGAAACAATTGAAGGAATTGCCGCTATATCCGAGCAAGGAGCGGGCTATTCAGAGAACGTTGCAGCTGCGGCCGAACAGCAGCACGCTACAATAGAAGAAGTGGCTTCGGCGGCAAATGTTCTGTCAAAAATGGCAATGGAACTTCAGGATAGCATTCATTCATTTAAGCTATAG
- a CDS encoding AMP-binding protein → MITEGTLLWEPSALYKEQAHITAFMKWLREHKHLDFADYHTLWQWSVDDLTGFWEAIWEYSAIESTHPYRCVLEDNRMPGARWFPGAHVNYAQHILRQAQPGKAAIYHQSEIRPLDTLTWDELTEKVLILANQLRKMGVKPGDRVAAYLPSVPEAVIAMLASASIGAVWSNGIFTASCA, encoded by the coding sequence ATGATAACAGAAGGTACACTGCTTTGGGAGCCGAGTGCTTTATATAAAGAACAAGCGCATATTACGGCGTTTATGAAGTGGTTGCGCGAACATAAGCATCTGGACTTTGCCGATTACCATACCTTATGGCAGTGGTCTGTCGATGATCTGACCGGTTTTTGGGAGGCGATCTGGGAATATTCTGCTATCGAAAGTACGCATCCGTACCGCTGTGTTCTTGAGGATAATAGGATGCCAGGTGCTCGCTGGTTTCCGGGCGCCCATGTTAATTATGCTCAGCACATATTGCGTCAAGCTCAGCCGGGTAAAGCAGCGATTTATCATCAATCTGAAATTCGCCCGCTCGATACGTTAACGTGGGATGAGCTGACCGAGAAGGTGCTTATTCTCGCAAATCAACTGCGGAAGATGGGTGTGAAGCCCGGGGATCGGGTGGCCGCCTACCTGCCAAGCGTTCCAGAAGCCGTTATTGCGATGCTTGCCTCCGCGAGCATTGGAGCCGTATGGTCAAATGGAATATTCACCGCGTCATGTGCCTGA
- a CDS encoding MFS transporter, producing MMMEAQKNVPRTNKDLPWYREINSKQWKALVASSTGWMLDAMDVTLYAMVLVYVMADLNMDKSIGGLLASLTLLSSALGGIIFGMVADKYGRTRSLMISMIVFALFTALCGFSQTVTQLAVARLLVGIGMGGEWVAGAALITETWPAKHRGKAMGFVQGSWAIGYGLAAVIAGLVLPTFGWRGVFFVGIIPAFIAIWIRKGTDEPDIWKERQKEQNKTSKKEKGSLKKLFDKKVLRWTILGSALSICAQFGYWGLFTWIPTYLATPIEQGGAGLNLMKQTSWIVIMQVGAWLGYVSFGIFADKYGRKITFIIFFVMAAIMVPLYGFSQDPTRLLLLGPVVAFFGSGYFSGFGAVLAELFPTEIRATGQGFAYNFGRAIAASAPFTIGALATTMGLGAAFSATSVAFGLAAVLVIFFLPETKGKELT from the coding sequence ATGATGATGGAAGCTCAGAAAAACGTTCCCCGGACAAACAAAGACCTCCCGTGGTATCGGGAAATTAATTCAAAGCAGTGGAAGGCACTTGTAGCATCAAGTACCGGCTGGATGCTCGATGCCATGGATGTTACTCTGTACGCCATGGTATTGGTATACGTAATGGCAGACTTAAACATGGATAAATCCATCGGTGGACTTCTCGCCTCTCTTACCCTCTTGAGCTCTGCTCTCGGTGGAATTATTTTTGGAATGGTCGCTGATAAATACGGAAGAACTCGTTCGTTAATGATTAGTATGATTGTGTTTGCTTTATTTACTGCACTCTGCGGCTTTTCGCAAACGGTTACACAGCTAGCGGTAGCGCGCCTGTTAGTCGGTATTGGAATGGGAGGAGAATGGGTGGCAGGAGCTGCTCTTATTACAGAGACATGGCCGGCTAAACACCGTGGAAAAGCAATGGGATTTGTTCAGGGTTCATGGGCGATCGGTTATGGACTTGCTGCAGTTATCGCCGGTTTAGTACTCCCTACCTTTGGATGGCGTGGCGTCTTCTTTGTCGGCATTATTCCGGCTTTTATTGCAATTTGGATTAGAAAAGGAACGGATGAACCAGACATTTGGAAAGAAAGACAAAAAGAACAAAACAAAACTTCTAAAAAAGAAAAAGGCTCTCTTAAAAAATTATTTGATAAAAAAGTATTGCGCTGGACAATCCTTGGTTCTGCACTCAGCATCTGCGCACAGTTTGGCTACTGGGGGCTTTTTACCTGGATTCCAACTTATTTAGCCACGCCAATAGAACAAGGTGGTGCCGGCCTTAACCTGATGAAACAAACAAGTTGGATTGTCATTATGCAGGTGGGTGCCTGGTTAGGATATGTAAGCTTTGGGATATTTGCAGACAAATACGGTCGTAAAATTACTTTTATTATCTTCTTTGTTATGGCAGCGATTATGGTGCCATTGTACGGATTCTCTCAGGACCCTACTCGCCTACTGCTTCTAGGACCTGTTGTGGCATTCTTCGGCTCCGGCTATTTCAGCGGGTTTGGTGCCGTATTAGCGGAATTATTCCCAACAGAAATCAGGGCCACAGGACAAGGATTCGCCTATAATTTCGGCAGAGCGATAGCCGCCTCCGCTCCATTTACCATCGGTGCGTTAGCAACAACGATGGGATTAGGGGCAGCATTTAGCGCTACATCGGTTGCCTTCGGCTTGGCGGCCGTTCTTGTGATTTTCTTTTTGCCGGAGACCAAAGGCAAAGAACTTACATAA
- a CDS encoding DUF6282 family protein: protein MSFLQDAIDIHVHSSPSIFPRSVNDFELAEEARAAGMRAIVLKAHEESTVSRAQLVTKIVPGIEVYGSLVLNEYVGGLNPYAVDMAIQQGAKIIWMPTGSAKHHLDYYGGKSDYKEQKSTIRLLPQKGITIFSEDGSVLPVVYEIIDLIKDSNAVLATGHLSPQETKELVKISVERGLERILVAHPDLKINKMDLSLQMELVRMGAYVEKSMLTLMPNWQSIEPEELVYGIKQIGIERCILQTDFGQANHPSPTKGYLRFIELLLQYGLQEEEIKKMACDVPKELLRL, encoded by the coding sequence GTGAGTTTTCTACAAGATGCTATTGATATACACGTACATTCGAGTCCAAGTATTTTCCCGCGCTCTGTCAATGACTTTGAACTCGCTGAAGAGGCCCGTGCTGCGGGGATGCGGGCGATTGTGCTTAAAGCACACGAAGAGTCCACCGTTTCTAGAGCCCAGTTGGTTACGAAGATTGTACCCGGTATCGAAGTATACGGTTCTTTAGTTCTCAATGAATACGTAGGAGGACTCAACCCCTATGCAGTAGATATGGCCATTCAACAGGGGGCTAAGATCATTTGGATGCCGACAGGTTCTGCGAAACATCATCTTGACTACTATGGTGGAAAAAGTGATTATAAAGAACAAAAATCAACCATACGCCTCCTTCCTCAAAAGGGAATTACGATATTTTCCGAGGATGGGAGCGTTCTCCCTGTTGTTTATGAAATCATTGATCTAATCAAAGATTCGAATGCAGTTCTCGCTACAGGGCATCTCTCTCCACAAGAAACCAAGGAATTAGTGAAAATTTCAGTTGAACGAGGCCTTGAAAGGATACTTGTTGCACATCCTGATTTAAAAATAAATAAGATGGATCTCTCGCTGCAAATGGAGCTTGTCCGAATGGGTGCCTATGTAGAAAAATCCATGTTGACCTTAATGCCTAACTGGCAATCTATTGAACCTGAGGAACTTGTGTACGGCATTAAACAAATAGGCATTGAGCGTTGTATATTACAGACAGACTTCGGTCAAGCCAACCACCCATCCCCTACAAAAGGATATCTACGGTTCATAGAATTACTTTTACAATACGGATTGCAGGAAGAAGAAATTAAAAAGATGGCCTGCGACGTTCCGAAAGAATTACTGCGTCTGTAG
- a CDS encoding MBL fold metallo-hydrolase: MKIDILFDGFPGKSSRGFLGWSSCILIRPHPGQAILFDTVGFNERYALLSKLDQLGIDRTEIQTIFLSHFHFDHAVNYPLFENARFYLHEKELEHVKQNGKRDLAVPVEMLPSLEASGRLSILSGKEGTVEGLNWRLTPGHTPGLYSIFVEYNGEKWVLASDAVKNRYELTHEQAAMTWNDKESTQSIQMIKEWADIVVSGHDGLLRITRQNKRCDIEPMYQTSVTISLPDNGEQKGRVIPLEF, encoded by the coding sequence ATGAAAATTGATATTTTATTCGACGGTTTTCCAGGAAAATCGAGCAGAGGTTTTTTAGGATGGAGCAGCTGCATACTTATTCGACCTCATCCAGGCCAGGCTATTTTATTTGATACCGTCGGATTTAATGAACGGTATGCTTTACTATCCAAACTGGATCAGCTAGGCATCGATCGGACTGAAATTCAAACCATCTTTCTAAGTCATTTTCACTTTGACCACGCTGTCAATTACCCGCTTTTTGAAAACGCTCGCTTCTATCTACATGAAAAAGAACTGGAACATGTCAAACAAAATGGAAAAAGGGATTTAGCCGTTCCTGTTGAGATGCTCCCTAGTTTAGAAGCAAGCGGCCGCTTATCCATACTATCAGGTAAAGAAGGAACGGTAGAAGGATTGAATTGGCGGCTCACTCCCGGACACACGCCAGGATTGTACTCGATCTTTGTAGAGTACAATGGCGAGAAGTGGGTGCTTGCCTCTGATGCCGTAAAAAACAGATATGAACTTACTCATGAGCAGGCTGCGATGACATGGAATGATAAAGAAAGTACACAGAGCATTCAAATGATCAAAGAATGGGCTGACATTGTCGTCTCTGGCCACGACGGATTGTTACGAATTACACGGCAGAACAAGCGATGTGATATCGAACCGATGTATCAAACCAGCGTGACCATCAGCCTGCCTGATAATGGAGAGCAAAAAGGAAGAGTTATTCCCCTAGAATTTTAA
- a CDS encoding FadR/GntR family transcriptional regulator: MEKKEKISQKISRELLTMIEEGRFPPGSKLPTEMELASQFGVSRVPIREALSVLRAMGVISSQQGGGSYVEDSAPFSLLQHFHIHKANADNVRHLFEMRRMLEPEAAYLAALRRTPEDLKRIRDVLKLLESELISTDKTGLEADVEFHRSIIHASHNPVLIHTMENLSSLYKNALSITLKQNLGLKRKRQIVYKEHYDILYAIESEEPELAKVQSTIHLKNAEKKLSLWFNS, encoded by the coding sequence ATGGAAAAGAAAGAAAAGATTTCACAGAAAATTTCGCGTGAACTACTTACTATGATAGAGGAAGGAAGGTTCCCGCCAGGCTCAAAGCTGCCTACCGAAATGGAGTTGGCCTCTCAATTTGGGGTGAGCCGGGTGCCGATACGTGAAGCGTTGAGTGTGCTGCGAGCGATGGGAGTGATCTCTTCCCAGCAGGGAGGCGGCAGTTATGTAGAGGACAGCGCGCCCTTTTCCCTGCTGCAGCATTTTCATATTCATAAAGCTAATGCAGACAATGTTAGGCACTTATTTGAAATGAGGCGGATGTTAGAGCCGGAAGCGGCGTATTTGGCTGCCCTGCGGCGAACACCGGAAGACCTCAAGCGGATCAGAGACGTGCTGAAATTGCTAGAGTCGGAGCTTATTTCTACAGACAAAACAGGCCTGGAAGCCGACGTTGAATTTCATCGTTCCATTATTCATGCCTCGCATAATCCGGTATTGATTCATACGATGGAGAATCTTTCATCGCTTTATAAAAATGCCCTATCCATTACGCTCAAGCAGAATCTTGGCCTGAAGCGAAAAAGGCAAATTGTCTATAAAGAGCATTATGATATTTTGTATGCGATTGAATCAGAAGAACCGGAGCTAGCAAAGGTACAGAGCACGATTCATTTAAAGAATGCGGAAAAGAAGCTATCTCTATGGTTCAATTCATAG
- a CDS encoding FAD-binding oxidoreductase, with protein sequence MRINIEEIKQIVKKGRVLTNESDRMSYSFDASFGTYVPDVVIQTKSIEELAALVKLANRENIPVYPRGQSTSLSGGPLPVKGGMVFDLSVMNDVLEIDEEDLVAVVSPGVLTAAIHKAAEEKGLLYPPDPSSSHVSTIGGNMAENSGGPRGLKYGVTKDYVIGLEVITPEGEIIKTGGRTVKNVTGYDLTKLIVGSEGTLGIITKAVLRLLPKPPASETMMVVFDDLVDAGSAISKILSSGILPSKMELMDQASIVAVENYEPLGLPVDAAAIILLELDGHPAALKDEVAQAAELCKAVGARDIRIPQNAEEKAEIWKARKLVSPAIVRIKPTKISEDATVPRSKIPEMCARLQEIRDRHQVHLVVFGHAGDGNLHPNIICDKSDKEEMRRVEQAVTEIFTTAVELGGTLSGEHGIGTMKAPFMEMELGAVGLDMMKRIKEAWDPNNIMNPGKIFPEPGQKLELS encoded by the coding sequence ATGAGGATAAATATAGAAGAAATTAAACAAATTGTAAAAAAAGGGAGAGTGCTAACGAATGAAAGCGACCGTATGAGCTACTCATTTGACGCTTCCTTTGGCACCTATGTACCGGATGTTGTCATTCAAACGAAAAGTATAGAGGAGTTAGCGGCGCTTGTTAAGCTGGCGAATCGTGAGAATATCCCAGTATATCCACGCGGTCAGTCTACCTCACTGAGCGGGGGACCGCTGCCGGTCAAAGGCGGCATGGTATTTGATCTCTCCGTCATGAATGATGTGCTGGAGATTGATGAAGAGGACCTTGTTGCGGTGGTATCTCCGGGCGTGTTGACGGCGGCGATTCATAAGGCAGCGGAAGAAAAAGGACTGCTCTATCCCCCTGATCCAAGCAGTTCCCACGTATCGACGATCGGCGGAAATATGGCTGAAAACTCCGGCGGTCCCCGTGGGTTGAAATATGGCGTGACCAAAGATTACGTGATTGGATTGGAGGTCATTACACCGGAAGGAGAGATCATTAAAACCGGAGGGCGTACGGTCAAAAATGTAACGGGATATGATCTAACCAAGCTGATCGTCGGATCGGAAGGTACGCTGGGCATCATCACAAAAGCCGTGCTGCGTCTTTTGCCTAAGCCTCCTGCCTCAGAGACGATGATGGTCGTCTTCGATGATCTGGTGGATGCTGGATCTGCGATTTCCAAAATTCTATCCTCCGGTATTTTGCCGTCCAAAATGGAATTGATGGATCAGGCCTCTATTGTAGCGGTGGAGAATTATGAGCCGCTCGGTCTGCCTGTGGATGCGGCAGCGATCATTCTGCTTGAGCTGGACGGTCATCCAGCTGCTTTGAAGGATGAAGTGGCTCAAGCAGCAGAGCTCTGCAAAGCCGTCGGAGCGCGAGATATTCGCATTCCACAAAATGCAGAGGAAAAGGCGGAAATATGGAAGGCGCGCAAGCTGGTATCCCCGGCGATTGTGCGTATCAAGCCGACAAAAATCTCGGAGGATGCCACCGTACCGCGCAGCAAAATTCCAGAGATGTGCGCGCGGCTGCAGGAGATTCGGGATCGGCATCAGGTTCACCTCGTCGTATTCGGCCATGCCGGGGACGGAAATCTTCATCCTAATATTATTTGTGATAAAAGCGATAAGGAAGAGATGCGGCGTGTGGAGCAGGCGGTGACCGAGATTTTTACAACGGCCGTGGAACTGGGCGGGACACTGTCCGGTGAACACGGTATCGGCACGATGAAAGCTCCGTTTATGGAGATGGAACTAGGAGCTGTAGGTTTGGACATGATGAAGCGCATCAAAGAGGCGTGGGATCCAAATAACATCATGAATCCGGGTAAAATTTTTCCGGAGCCCGGACAGAAATTGGAGTTGAGCTAA
- a CDS encoding (Fe-S)-binding protein, with protein sequence MDTPIEQLRAEFLYEKTNSCVQCGYCLPVCPTYATMGVETHSPRGRINLVKMVGEGRITDVSVLEEPLDLCLGCRACETACPTGVEYGAILEAARAALVKRKKFSAPVRLFRNTMFKKVFPSRRLMNLTGHAIWLYEKSGVQKAARASGITKKLPYHLGAFEAVTPTAASPAERKQTPARVRAKGERKYTVAFFTGCIMDAMFQRINRLSILLLAEAGCEVIVVPNQTCCGALHAHAGELEEARSLAKQNIAAFEQEGIDFIVNNAGGCGAMLYEYGHLLAEEREWADRARVFSAKSRDISQVLIACGGLSNLQPRPGERVTYQRSCHMTNVQRVVNEPLELLISIPGIEMIEMKDAAMCCGSAGIYNIVHYDASMDILDEKMKHTKATGASIVITTNPGCLLQMKLGIERENLSESVQAMHLIEYIAEAAGIL encoded by the coding sequence ATGGACACACCGATTGAACAGCTGCGCGCGGAATTTCTCTATGAAAAAACAAACAGCTGCGTACAATGCGGCTACTGCCTGCCCGTTTGTCCTACGTATGCGACGATGGGGGTGGAAACCCATTCTCCACGCGGCCGAATTAACCTTGTGAAGATGGTCGGTGAGGGAAGAATTACGGATGTATCGGTACTTGAGGAGCCGTTGGACTTGTGTCTTGGCTGCCGCGCCTGCGAAACCGCCTGTCCAACAGGTGTAGAGTACGGTGCCATTCTGGAAGCGGCTCGTGCTGCTCTCGTGAAGCGCAAGAAATTTTCCGCACCCGTGCGCCTGTTTCGCAACACGATGTTTAAAAAGGTATTTCCGAGCAGGCGGCTAATGAATCTTACAGGCCATGCGATCTGGCTCTATGAAAAAAGCGGAGTGCAGAAGGCAGCTCGCGCATCTGGAATCACGAAGAAGCTGCCGTATCATCTAGGAGCGTTTGAAGCCGTTACTCCAACCGCCGCCTCCCCAGCAGAGCGCAAACAAACGCCTGCAAGAGTAAGGGCGAAAGGAGAGAGGAAGTATACAGTTGCTTTTTTTACCGGTTGTATTATGGACGCCATGTTCCAACGGATTAATCGTCTGTCTATCCTTCTGCTTGCCGAAGCGGGGTGCGAGGTCATTGTTGTGCCAAATCAGACGTGCTGTGGTGCACTGCATGCACATGCGGGAGAATTGGAAGAAGCGAGAAGCCTTGCCAAGCAGAATATCGCCGCATTTGAACAGGAAGGCATAGACTTCATTGTCAATAATGCTGGAGGGTGTGGTGCGATGTTATATGAATACGGACACCTGCTCGCAGAGGAGAGAGAATGGGCAGACCGCGCCCGTGTATTCTCCGCAAAATCAAGAGATATCAGTCAAGTACTTATAGCCTGCGGCGGCTTATCTAATCTGCAGCCGCGTCCAGGTGAGCGTGTGACCTATCAGCGATCGTGTCATATGACAAATGTGCAGCGGGTGGTGAACGAACCGTTGGAGCTTCTTATAAGCATACCGGGCATTGAAATGATCGAGATGAAAGATGCGGCTATGTGCTGCGGTTCAGCAGGCATTTATAACATTGTTCATTATGATGCATCCATGGATATTCTTGATGAGAAGATGAAACATACGAAAGCGACAGGAGCTTCCATCGTTATTACAACGAACCCTGGTTGTCTTTTGCAGATGAAGTTAGGCATTGAGCGTGAGAATCTCTCAGAATCTGTACAGGCGATGCATCTTATTGAGTATATAGCTGAAGCAGCAGGCATTTTATAA
- a CDS encoding urease accessory protein UreH domain-containing protein, with amino-acid sequence MLDWYTFISQFSGWIGEWFGVASYQTTFPLLAALLLGITGALAPCQLSANLAAITYFGQRSLREEIDVEVYLYIAGKVVVYTFLGGMIYLFGEAVSQNSIPLFVWAKKLSGPLFLLAGLYMIGLWQTRFSLFSSFSQKLEQQSKRLGRKKGAFILGIALSLGFCPTMAWLFFGLLTPLVFGTSYGMVFPAVFGIGTAFPLLLFVLFTPMSSDKGKGIRKSMHFGRRVQRIAGIIFILIGVNDIALYWLSS; translated from the coding sequence ATGCTGGATTGGTATACATTTATTAGTCAATTTAGCGGATGGATTGGTGAATGGTTTGGTGTGGCTTCCTATCAGACTACGTTTCCTCTGTTAGCTGCTTTGCTGTTAGGGATTACAGGAGCATTGGCCCCCTGTCAGCTTTCCGCAAATCTCGCAGCCATTACATACTTTGGTCAGCGATCACTGAGAGAAGAAATTGATGTGGAAGTTTACTTATATATTGCAGGGAAAGTTGTGGTCTATACCTTTTTAGGTGGGATGATTTATTTGTTTGGCGAAGCTGTTTCGCAGAATTCCATTCCTCTATTTGTGTGGGCGAAAAAATTATCAGGGCCGTTATTTTTGCTTGCTGGATTGTACATGATCGGCCTATGGCAAACCCGTTTCTCGTTATTTTCTTCTTTTTCACAAAAGCTTGAGCAACAGTCAAAGCGATTAGGAAGAAAAAAAGGAGCTTTTATTCTTGGAATTGCGCTTTCGCTTGGATTTTGTCCCACGATGGCATGGTTGTTTTTTGGACTGCTCACTCCACTTGTTTTTGGTACATCCTATGGGATGGTTTTTCCAGCGGTATTTGGTATAGGAACGGCATTTCCTCTTCTTTTATTTGTCCTGTTTACGCCAATGTCTTCAGATAAAGGAAAAGGGATTCGTAAATCAATGCATTTTGGTCGCAGAGTACAAAGAATTGCAGGCATTATTTTTATTCTTATTGGTGTGAATGATATCGCTCTTTACTGGTTATCTAGTTAA
- a CDS encoding multicopper oxidase family protein, with protein sequence MKKWMGWTIIILLLFGGAAYGLKEKEGPPQHINTNITSMNQRAEPLNNASGLKAPLTQGNKITYEIVAEQTQQEVAPGITLPVYTYNGSVPGQEIRVKMGQDVVVKLTNKLQEPVTIHWHGYPVPNKMDGVPGLTQNAVQPGETFVYRFKASVPGTYWYHSHQSSSKQVDKGLYGALIVEENTGEAGAARDYAVLLDEMESGTSKGMGMMNSGYDIFTVNGKSGTLISPYEMKTGEKVRMRFINAGYSTHYLHFGSLAYQVIAVDGQSLQKPVAAQGELLPIGAGERYDIEFIAPDTSIVGYDQLDHKAAVGMLIPLKNTNTDKVEVPKEYKGIFSLVDKDVETKRVSIASAAYDKTYAMELGHGMSMSGMVFTINGKTYPNIDKLGVKKGDRVKVELINNDPMNDHPMHLHGHEFQVLSKDGKSLEGKPVFKDTLLLKPGEKYEVAFVASNPGNWMFHCHQLQHAAAGMMTTVNYEGYPISKEIDQAQNIE encoded by the coding sequence GTGAAGAAGTGGATGGGATGGACCATTATTATTTTGCTTCTTTTCGGAGGTGCAGCTTACGGATTAAAAGAAAAAGAGGGGCCGCCACAACATATAAATACAAACATAACAAGCATGAATCAACGAGCTGAACCATTAAATAACGCGTCAGGTCTTAAAGCACCGCTCACGCAGGGAAATAAGATTACCTATGAAATTGTCGCAGAGCAAACGCAGCAGGAAGTAGCCCCGGGGATTACACTACCAGTTTATACGTACAATGGAAGCGTACCGGGTCAAGAAATTCGTGTGAAAATGGGGCAAGACGTGGTAGTGAAGTTAACAAATAAACTTCAAGAGCCGGTGACTATTCATTGGCACGGCTATCCAGTTCCTAATAAGATGGACGGCGTGCCGGGTTTGACACAAAATGCTGTACAACCAGGTGAGACATTTGTGTATCGTTTTAAAGCATCCGTTCCGGGAACATACTGGTATCATTCTCATCAATCGAGTTCTAAACAAGTGGATAAAGGGCTGTATGGTGCATTGATTGTTGAAGAGAATACTGGAGAAGCGGGGGCGGCGCGTGATTATGCAGTATTGCTAGATGAGATGGAGAGCGGGACGAGTAAAGGCATGGGCATGATGAATTCAGGATATGATATTTTCACGGTAAATGGAAAATCAGGCACGCTCATTTCGCCATATGAGATGAAGACAGGTGAGAAAGTTCGCATGCGCTTTATCAATGCTGGATATAGTACCCACTATTTACATTTCGGTTCTCTTGCGTATCAAGTGATCGCTGTAGATGGCCAATCATTACAGAAGCCTGTAGCCGCTCAGGGTGAGCTTCTGCCTATAGGAGCTGGCGAACGTTATGATATTGAATTCATAGCTCCTGATACAAGCATCGTAGGGTATGATCAACTCGATCATAAAGCTGCTGTCGGTATGTTGATTCCGCTGAAAAATACGAATACTGATAAAGTTGAAGTACCAAAGGAGTATAAGGGGATTTTTTCTTTGGTAGACAAGGATGTAGAGACAAAGCGCGTGTCGATTGCATCTGCAGCATATGATAAAACGTATGCGATGGAATTAGGTCATGGAATGTCCATGAGTGGTATGGTATTCACGATTAATGGAAAAACATACCCTAATATTGATAAATTAGGAGTGAAAAAAGGGGATCGTGTAAAGGTTGAATTAATAAATAATGATCCTATGAATGACCATCCGATGCACCTTCATGGACATGAATTCCAAGTTCTCAGTAAAGATGGAAAAAGCCTAGAAGGAAAGCCTGTATTTAAAGATACGCTCTTACTGAAGCCGGGAGAGAAATACGAAGTCGCTTTTGTTGCAAGCAATCCTGGAAACTGGATGTTCCACTGTCATCAATTGCAGCATGCGGCTGCGGGAATGATGACGACAGTTAATTATGAAGGGTATCCTATTTCAAAGGAAATTGACCAAGCACAGAATATAGAATAG